A window from Ictalurus furcatus strain D&B chromosome 16, Billie_1.0, whole genome shotgun sequence encodes these proteins:
- the LOC128620548 gene encoding protocadherin alpha-2-like gives MVVSENARSAWMKALMLLCLWDLCYGQISYTVSEEAKKGTVVGNLAKDLNLSVQELESRMFQLVTGSNAKYFEVNRKTGILLVNDRIDREELCESKMKCLLNVEAMIHNPHKLYRLEINILDINDNSPVFPRQSVALNITENMLPGDRFSVPTARDMDIGSNSVKTYKMNSNEYFSLDMQSDSAELVLQKSLDRERESVIKLVLTAVDGGTPPRSGTMQIVINVLDINDNSPVFTKPLYKVKVHENVAVGIKILMVSAEDADEGVNGEVSYLIIGDEENSAIDLFSINRVSGDITVEANIDYEEHPAVELRIQAQDKGHSPRMSRCKVLIEVVDVNDNAPEISVTLLMSSVSEDIKPGTDVALITVSDKDSGTNGKIDCKILAPSPFKLQLSYKNSYALVVNEALDRERVSQYNVTVLANDEGTPSLSSSNVITVHVSDVNDNAPLFPAPVINFSVKENSPVGVLMASLTALDLDIGENALVSYSLIHAEGSRVSNLMNINLHTGELYSLKSFDYEETKRLQFKVQATDSGVPPLSSNVTVNIFILDENDNSPVFLPPYSEPGSVNSENIPYSAEAGHFVAKVRAVDADSGYNALLSYHMTEPKGTNLFRIGTSTGEIRTKRRMSDNDLKAHPLIITVSDNGEPSLSTTMSIEVVVVENMDSVQPSLRQVPVKEENFSNLNLYLLIAIVSVSVIFLLSLIALIVAKCYGTDGGFSSSSAPVVTTHPDGSWSYSKSTQQYDVCFSSDTLKSDVVVFPSPFPPADAELISINGGDTFTRNQTLPSTGKVRPCLI, from the coding sequence ATGGTTGTATCGGAAAATGCTCGCTCTGCCTGGATGAAGGCTCTGATGCTGCTTTGTTTATGGGATTTGTGTTACGGTCAGATTTCCTACACGGTTTCAGAGGAGGCCAAGAAGGGAACCGTTGTTGGAAATCTAGCGAAGGATCTCAATCTCAGTGTGCAGGAACTGGAATCTCGCATGTTTCAGCTTGTGACTGGATCTAACGCCAAGTATTTCGAGGTAAATCGGAAAACCGGAATATTATTAGTTAATGACAGAATAGACCGAGAGGAGCTGTGTGAAAGCAAAATGAAATGCCTACTGAATGTCGAAGCGATGATCCACAATCCTCACAAGCTCTACCGTCTTGAAATTAATATACTAGACATTAATGATAACTCTCCGGTGTTTCCTCGTCAATCAGTTGCTTTGAATATTACTGAAAATATGCTTCCTGGAGATCGTTTTTCAGTACCCACGGCGCGTGACATGGACATCGGTAGTAATTCAGTGAAAACTTATAAAATGAATTCTAATGAATATTTTTCACTGGACATGCAGAGTGATTCGGCTGAGCTCGTGCTTCAGAAATCTTTGGACCGAGAGAGAGAATCGGTGATCAAGCTCGTGTTGACTGCTGTAGACGGCGGGACTCCTCCCAGATCTGGAACTATGCAGATAGTTATCAATGTGCTGGATATAAACGACAACAGCCCTGTTTTTACGAAGCCTCTTTACAAAGTAAAGGTCCATGAGAATGTAGCTGTAGGAATTAAAATCCTGATGGTTTCCGCAGAAGATGCTGACGAAGGGGTTAATGGTGAAGTGTCATACTTGATTATCGGTGATGAGGAAAACTCAGCAATAGACTTATTCTCCATAAATCGTGTTTCTGGAGACATTACTGTTGAAGCTAATATTGATTATGAGGAACATCCTGCAGTTGAACTGCGAATTCAGGCTCAGGACAAAGGACATTCTCCAAGAATGTCGAGATGTAAAGTGTTAATTGAAGTAGTGGATGTGAATGACAATGCACCAGAGATATCAGTCACTCTTCTTATGAGCTCTGTAAGCGAGGACATCAAACCTGGTACAGATGTTGCATTAATCACTGTATCAGATAAAGACAGTGGAACGAATGGTAAAATAGATTGTAAAATTCTAGCACCGAGTCCTTTTAAATTACAACTATCATATAAAAACTCTTACGCTCTTGTTGTGAATGAAGCTCTGGACAGAGAGCGGGTCTCCCAATATAATGTCACAGTTCTAGCTAATGATGAGGGAACTCCTTCCCTCTCGAGCAGTAACGTTATAACAGTTCATGTCTCTGATGTGAATGATAACGCGCCTTTATTCCCTGCACCGGTGATAAATTTTAGCGTGAAAGAGAATAGTCCAGTAGGAGTGCTGATGGCATCACTAACGGCACTAGATTTAGACATCGGTGAAAATGCCCTTGTTTCGTATTCATTAATTCACGCAGAGGGCAGCAGAGTGTCAAATCTGATGAACATTAACTTACACACCGGTGAACTGTACAGCCTGAAGTCTTTCGATTACGAAGAAACCAAACGACTTCAGTTTAAAGTTCAAGCCACTGACTCTGGTGTCCCTCCACTAAGTAGTAACGTGACTGTGAACATTTTTATCCTGGATGAAAATGACAACAGTCCAGTTTTTCTCCCTCCTTATTCTGAACCTGGATCAGTAAACAGTGAGAACATTCCCTACTCTGCTGAAGCGGGGCATTTTGTGGCTAAAGTCAGAGCTGTAGACGCTGATTCAGGTTATAATGCACTATTATCTTATCACATGACCGAACCAAAGGGAACGAATCTCTTCCGAATCGGAACCAGCACAGGAGAAATAAGGACTAAAAGACGAATGAGTGACAATGACTTAAAAGCTCACCCGCTTATCATTACTGTCTCGGATAATGGAGAACCTTCACTGTCCACAACTATGAGTATTGAAGTTGTGGTTGTGGAAAATATGGACAGCGTGCAGCCTTCACTAAGACAAGTGCCAGTAAAGGAGGAGAATTTTTCTAATCTGAATCTCTATCTGCTCATCGCTATCGTCTCAGTGTCAGTGATATTTTTACTGAGCCTCATCGCTTTAATAGTAGCTAAATGCTACGGGACAGACGGCGGTTTCAGCAGCTCCAGCGCTCCAGTGGTCACTACACACCCTGACGGGAGCTGGTCTTACTCTAAATCCACTCAGCAGTatgatgtgtgttttagttCAGACACACTGAAGAGTGACGTAGTGGTTTTCCCTTCGCCGTTTCCGCCTGCAGACGCAGAGCTGATCAGCATTAATGGAGGAGACACTTTTACTCGAAATCAAACTCTTCCCAGCACTGGGAAGGTAAGACCATGCTTAATTTAG
- the LOC128620542 gene encoding protocadherin alpha-2-like has product MVVSDSTRSAWMKALLLLCLWDLCYGQISYSVSEEAKKGTVVGNLAKDLNLSVQELESRMFQLVTGSNAKYFEVNRKTGILLVNDRIDREELCESKQKCVLNVEAIIHNPHKLYRVEINIVDINDNSPVFPRQSVALNISENVLPGDRFPLTKARDMDIDNNSVKTYKMSTNEYFSLDIQSDSAELVLQKSLDRERESVIKLVLTAVDGGTPPRSGTMQIVINVLDANDNSPVFTTPLYKIKVNENAPTGTKLLTVSASDADEGINSELSYSIITDDEHSALDLFSINPVSGDIIVKGNINHEDSPAVELRIQAQDKGHPPRMSRCKVLIEVVDVNDNAPEISVTLLMSFVSEDIKPGTDVALITVSDKDSGTNGKVDCKILAPSPFKLQLSYKNSYALVVNEALDRERVSQYDVTVLANDEGTPSLSSSNVITVHVSDVNDNAPLFPAPMINIGVKENSPVGGLMASLTARDLDIGENALVSYSLIDAEGSRVSNLMNINAHTGELYSLKSFDYEETKRLQFKVQATDSGVPPLSSNVTVNIFILDENDNSPVFLPPYSEPGSVNSENIPYSAEAGYFVAKVRAVDADSGYNALLSYHMTEPKGTNLFRIGTSTGEIRTKRRMSDNDLKAHPLIITVSDNGEPSLSTTMSIEVVVMENMDSVQPSLRQVPVKEENFSNLNLYLLIAVVSVSVIFLVSLVGLIVAKCYGTDGGFSSSSAPVVTTHPDGSWSYSKSTQQYDVCFSSDTLKSDVVVFPSPFPPADAELISINGGDTFTRNQTLPSTGKVRPRLIWYIPMFLSRYS; this is encoded by the coding sequence ATGGTTGTATCGGACAGCACTCGCTCTGCCTGGATGAAGGCTCTGCTGCTGCTTTGTTTATGGGATTTGTGTTACGGTCAGATTTCCTACTCGGTTTCAGAGGAGGCCAAGAAGGGAACCGTTGTTGGAAATCTAGCGAAGGATCTCAATCTCAGTGTGCAGGAACTGGAGTCGCGCATGTTTCAGCTTGTTACTGGATCTAACGCCAAGTATTTCGAGGTAAATCGGAAAACAGGCATTTTATTGGTTAATGACAGAATAGACCGAGAGGAGCTGTGTGAAAGCAAACAGAAATGCGTACTGAATGTCGAAGCGATCATCCACAATCCTCACAAGCTCTACCGTGTGGAAATTAATATAGTAGACATTAATGATAACTCTCCGGTGTTTCCCCGTCAATCAGTTGCTTTGAATATTAGTGAAAATGTGCTTCCGGGAGATCGATTTCCATTAACTAAAGCACGTGACATGGACATCGATAATAACTCAGTGAAAACCTATAAAATGAGCACAAATGAATATTTCTCATTGGACATACAGAGTGATTCGGCTGAACTGGTCCTTCAGAAATCTCTGGACCGAGAGAGAGAATCGGTGATCAAGCTCGTGCTGACTGCTGTAGACGGCGGGACTCCTCCCAGATCTGGAACAATGCAGATCGTTATAAACGTATTGGATGCAAATGATAACAGCCCTGTTTTCACCACACCTCTGTATAAAATCAAGGTGAATGAGAATGCACCCACAGGAACAAAACTTCTCACGGTTTCCGCATCAGATGCAGATGAGGGTATTAACAGCGAGCTGTCGTACTCCATTATTACCGATGACGAACACTCGGCGTTAGACTTGTTCTCCATAAATCCTGTTTCTGGTGATATTATTGTCAAAGGTAATATTAATCATGAGGACAGTCCCGCCGTGGAGCTTAGAATTCAGGCTCAGGACAAAGGACATCCACCAAGAATGTCACGATGCAAAGTATTAATTGAAGTAGTGGATGTGAATGACAATGCACCAGAGATATCAGTCACTCTTCTCATGAGCTTTGTAAGCGAGGACATCAAACCTGGCACAGATGTTGCATTAATCACTGTATCAGATAAAGACAGCGGAACGAATGGTAAAGTAGATTGTAAAATTCTAGCACCGAGTCCTTTTAAATTACAACTATCATATAAAAACTCTTACGCTCTTGTTGTCAATGAAGCTTTGGACAGAGAGCGGGTCTCCCAATATGATGTTACAGTTCTAGCTAATGATGAGGGAACTCCTTCCCTCTCGAGCAGTAACGTTATAACAGTTCATGTCTCTGATGTGAATGATAACGCGCCTTTATTTCCTGCACCGATGATAAATATTGGCGTGAAAGAGAATAGTCCAGTTGGAGGGCTGATGGCATCACTAACGGCACGAGACTTAGACATCGGTGAAAATGCCCTTGTTTCGTATTCTTTAATTGATGCAGAGGGCAGCAGAGTATCAAATCTGATGAACATTAACGCACACACCGGTGAACTGTACAGCCTGAAGTCTTTCGATTACGAAGAAACCAAACGACTTCAGTTTAAAGTTCAAGCCACTGACTCTGGTGTCCCTCCACTAAGTAGTAACGTGACTGTGAACATTTTTATCCTGGATGAGAATGACAACAGTCCAGTTTTTCTCCCTCCTTATTCTGAACCTGGATCAGTAAACAGTGAGAACATTCCCTACTCTGCTGAAGCGGGGTATTTTGTGGCTAAAGTCAGAGCTGTAGACGCTGATTCAGGTTATAATGCACTATTGTCTTATCACATGACCGAACCAAAGGGAACGAATCTCTTCCGAATCGGAACCAGCACAGGAGAAATAAGGACTAAAAGACGAATGAGTGACAATGACTTAAAAGCTCACCCGCTTATCATTACTGTCTCGGATAATGGAGAACCTTCACTGTCCACAACTATGAGTATTGAAGTTGTGGTTATGGAAAATATGGACAGCGTGCAGCCTTCACTAAGACAAGTGCCAGTAAAGGAGGAGAATTTTTCTAATCTGAATCTCTATCTGCTCATTGCTGTTGTCTCAGTGTCAGTGATATTTTTAGTTAGCCTCGTCGGTTTAATAGTAGCTAAATGCTACGGGACAGACGGCGGTTTCAGCAGCTCCAGCGCTCCAGTGGTCACTACACACCCTGACGGGAGCTGGTCTTACTCTAAATCCACTCAGCAGTATGATGTGTGTTTTAGCTCAGACACACTGAAGAGTGACGTAGTGGTTTTCCCCTCACCGTTTCCGCCTGCAGACGCAGAGCTGATCAGCATTAATGGAGGAGACACTTTTACTCGAAATCAAACTCTTCCCAGCACTGGGAAGGTAAGACCCCGTTTAATTTGGTATATTCCAATGTTTTTGAGCCGTTATAGTTGA